Below is a genomic region from Culicoides brevitarsis isolate CSIRO-B50_1 chromosome 2, AGI_CSIRO_Cbre_v1, whole genome shotgun sequence.
TCGAAGCGCGTCCCATGCagcgttttttgttgttcctgCTTTCCATGTCGAGTCCTACAAAGTCTTTGATCTCGAATGGCGCCGTCAACAAGgcgattttatcgattttttcacGTGTCTTCTCCAATCGCTTCGACTCGAGTATCCAGAAAAGGCCGTTTATGAATTCGTGCATATTGCTTTCGAGGTCGTCGCACGGATCGTCAGCTTCGTAGAAAATTGCGCGACTTTTGAAGTTGGACGGTGTCGTGAAACGATCCTTTAGGGGTCTCGTGTCATTCTCATCCGCGATAATCTCGCCATTATTGCTTTCCTTTGCGGATTTCGCGTCGTCTTGCTTGTTCGTGATGCCACTGTCAGCACTATCGCCGCTATTTAGCGACAAGGAACCCGAAATTAGCGAATCGTCGTCGAAAGTTTCTTCAAGCACGACGCCTTTCTTCGACGGACCGAACAAGATGCAACGCGAATCGTACAGAGTATTGGTATATTTCACTTTTAGTGACTCATGAATACGGCACAGTTCATTTAATTCAACTTGAGTATCGAATTTTCCCACAGTTATCAGTCCCAAGAGGCGACGGTGCGTCTGAAAATCGCCCCAATCGTTATTTTCGACTGGATGATCCTGGATGTAGCGCACCCAAATGTCACGAGGCTGTTGAACGGAGTCTAAAAAGACAGGAAATTAAACGCCCATTCGAtgaattttaggaaaaaatcaaaaaatttacctgttacacaaatattatttacatCTTGGATCCGTTCGAAGACACGCTGCAGCGATTTGGACTTGTTCGGGCCAATGCCGCGCGTCAAAACCAACAAACTCCCGTGATCGTGACTCGTTTGCTGGTAATCTGGATGAGACATTTCAGGCTCCCTTCCAGACTCACTTAGCATGTAGCTGACGGAAGATCTCATTTAGAGTACGGATTGTACGGAGGGGGGTCAGCGATAATTGGTGCAGGTCAATTCCGTTGTCattgattaaatataattaacccGAATTTGTCGACTCAATGCAGTAATTGCTccttaacataatttttttttctctttctctttgTACGAAGACGACGTGTATTGTTTTTAATGTGAACAAAAAACTGCGGATTCTTTGTGGGATTGTTGATACGTGACTCAGTTGACGGTTTATTTAGCTACTTTTATTACTAGTCAGTTTCTTAATTGGTCATTTTAGGCTTCAACTAATGAGATTTCTAGTTTCTGGGtgatttgttgatatttttttttgcttcgaaaTCGACGAATTTGCTAATTCGgggagacgaatgaaattgataatggAAATCTTGGCAATTTCAGTAGTCATGtcaaaagcaaatatttaatcTGAATATTCATTcggaaaattttgagtaatttttttctaaaaattaataaaaaaaaactcagacTTTGGTTAACTTATGAAAATTCGAaactcattttaaaattttttgactttgaaaaattttctcatcgaTTGTTTTTAGTTAAGGTTGTAAAGAATCTTGCGAGTTAATTTAGGGCCGAAATAATCAAAAGATTTGCAAAAGagtttcatatttaaatatcttaaatttacCAATCGTTACCTTTAATAAGAATTGAATGACAAGTTTTCACAAGTtcgttttgaaaattaaattcttcacataaacaaaaatgttcgtttattttcatcatcgtcattgtCACTATATTTCATTTCAACAAATTCATCTTATAAAGAATCTgcatttataacaaaaactcCGTTATATCGAGGTTTCTTAAAGTAATTTTCCGTGTTTTTATGGAGTTTATGTCAAGTCTCTAATGCATCCTCACTGTAGTATCTAGGATCATACGGgaaatttcttgcaatttGCGGTCCGTGTAATGATACTCTATGTATTCTCAAGCGAAGTTGTGCCCATTCAAATGTTttatattagtttttatttgaatcgCTTCCATATTGTTCTAAATAACTTATGATACATAGTCTTATGATATTGCGCttaaaaatttcgccaaaCGGGTAACAAAAATTGGATCAATTCCCAaacaattagaaaatttttctgactCATTACAGGCATTCCACggagattttgaaaaatcgaaaatttcgaaatgatttttttggactttttaataaataattttaaaaacaaaatatgtaGGCATCATTAGATTGCGAAGATCTTTCACTATAAAATATTCGTTTGCGTCTCAAGATgcattatcatcattttaattcgaacagaaaatttacgattttgcCAAAAACGTGGATTTCAAACACTGGTTTTTGGACAATAAGTCCctttaaattcaacaaatatcGGGGTCTGTATATGTAATACTCAAATTTGGTATCTTTAAGGACACTTACAATCACTAATTTtggtttaacatttttagttaagaagaaatttaaaattaaattttgtttgaaaaaaaattcgtaaacgCCGCGTGGATTTCAAACATCTTTGAATAactctttaaacatttttaaatggttggatttgtcaaaatattatgaaaatagaTCCTCATGGCCATGGAAAATTCAAtgagaaattcaaatttaatttataaaaatccgagaaaaataactttgaaattatttcaaacgcTGTTTTTGTGGATTTCAAACGCTGGAATGcctgattaaataattttttgaaaactccGCCTGTACTAGTTTTGCCATATCCTCGTACAACTTGGTAGACTTTTATCTTCTGATTTGAATCTTTCACAAGTGTAAAGTATTTCTCGCCAGAAGAAAGAATCCTCGCCAGCATAAAATCCCTTGCTAGTGAGCATAAATTCCTTTGCTCTTCGAGGTATCTAAGTGAATCATGTGTGTGGTTTGCTGTCTTTAAGCATTCGAAATATGTTGATTATAGGAAAATTCTTGATAGCTCGACGTTTTCAATGTTAATATGTAGTAATGGGGAAAAACTTGCCTTTAATGAATAgattctgaaattaatttaatacatacagtgaaaattctatcatagggCAATTCTGAGTTAGGGCATATTCTCTAATAGGGCACATCGATTTTCTATAGAATTTCAAtcgaaatctcaaattttgggtttattttaactattttcaatggaaaaaagtttcaaattgtctaaaatatgataattaaggaagaaaaacttcaaaaagttaaaaattaaaaaaaaatcaaaaaaattcattattttgaattttttcaataaatttccaaatttttaaataattttggatcaaaacagtaaaaacttagtttaatgatcaaaaatatttataaattcataattttttacaaattttctttaaaaaatgtatagatTTCTGAATATTCATATGCCCTATTAGAGAATACATATTCTCTTATTGGTacacttatttgaatttttggtgccctatgatagaattttcactgtattctcttttttttaatttaaattataattatttcgtTATTGTCAATTCCTTCAACGACTTTGTatcaagtaataaaaaaacgttagaaaaaatataaataaataaaatacaaatacaaaatttttcaaatttcccaaattttgaaatataaaaaatatttcgaaaattgcaaaatactCACCCTTGACATCCCtacttggaaaaatttaaaattgagacgaatgaaagtgatttcCGACtgaaatgtaaacaaacaaatcgtcaccaataaaaaaagttaaaaaatcacCAAAAATTAAGCCGAAACTCCGATGTTACGCCAACAGTGaatgtaaaatatgaaatttatcaacGTGTCCGATGTACTTAGGAAGTTAAAACGTACCGATGGCGCGTCACGTCGCTTATTCTTCGGATTATTCGGTGTAGCCATATTTTTGCTTTACTTCGGCCCTTCCGTTTTGCGATGGATCTTCTCGTCATCCAGTCGTGTGAACATTCATGATCCCCTTTTGCGGTGTATTGACGATCGGTGAGTTTTGAATTTccttgagaaaataaaaaaaaaattaaattttacgtttttttcagACTTACTCCTTATTATTCGCTTTTTCACGATAACGACGCGTACATCCATTACCCAAAGACAGAGCATTCGCCGACAGAACATTCCTTCATCCCGTATGTCGGCAACGGATTTTTTGGCTTGACCATCGAGAAAGATGCCCATTTGACGATAAAACAAGGACGAAGTCTCGAACTCGACGTGAATTTCCATCCGGTAGTGTCAGTGCTgccgaaaaataacaaagaaaatCACGAGGAAACTTTTGTGACGGATTATTACAAAGGAATTGTCAAGAGATTTACCTGTTATCGCGGTTTTTATGCGAATTTCGAGTATTATGCGCATCGAAATTTCAAGGAACTCTTTTTGCAAAGTATTGTCATCACGAATACTTTGAACGACGTGATCGATGTAGAGCTCGTGTTACCTCGCGTGTCAGATTGGACCGCCAATAAGAACATTATTAAGCTTCAGGCGGGGGCTTATGCGCAAGATTTTCAAGTGATGACTGGCATGATTGACATTCCGAACaccaaaaagtcgaaaattgtCTCGATCGTGTATCGGAATGTGCCTCGGATTCTCACACTGAAGAAACGGGGAGTCACCAAAGTTGATCTCTTCACGACAATTTCATATTCGGACCCCATCGACAAGGCCCAGTACAACCACTTGAAGGACCCAATCGAGAAAGACGCCGTCGAAAAGATGAAAAACGTGCTGGAGGAATTTTATCAAAGTGAATCAAGTGAATTTACCTTTAAACGATCGCACACGGATGTCTGGAAAAACATTTGGTTCACGGGATTTCAAATTTCGCCGTCAAAAGCGGAAAATGCCCTCAACGGAGACCGCATTAACCACACGATGTACATTATTTTGTCGCAGGTGAGGGCATTCGAGTCGGAACAATCGATCACGCCCGTGAAgagacaagaaattttcaacgcTTTGTCGTACAGCGAAAATTGTTATGCCCATTATCCGACCTTGCAAGcggaaaatttgtggaaaagtcTCACCTCGTTGGAAGAAATCAACAATTTGGTTCGTATTTGGTTGTTaacactcgaaaaaaatggTTGTCATAATCTGTTGAAGGCTGGCGCCTCTGGTTTGATTCAAGCAATGGTCCTCAGTTTCGGTGGTTTTCGTTTTAGCAACAACCATCTTGAATTTAACATCCATCCAAAGCATTTGCATCGCGATTATCACTTCCGTCGCTTGAATTACGGCAACTTGACGCACGTAAATGTCTCGGTTTCCGTCAATTCCGAGAACAAAGCGGTACTTTTCGTGTCTGTGGATCGTGCAGAGGATAAATTACCGTATTACGCATGTGATGGCGGATGCTTAGACGAACCAGTTCCATTGACGCACACTCCCAAAGAGATGCCAGTTAAGCTAACGGAGCCATTGACGTCGTTGCTGTACATTGCAACCGATAAGGATCACATTGATGACTTGAAACATGCGTTGCATGTGAAGGAAATTAttgaaggtaaaatttttctaagaattttaagcgatttttattgaattttattttttttttgcagctccTGCTCACCAATCTCACATTTTGAATCTACATAAACACGGACACAGTAATTTGGGAGGACTACCGACGCTGTTTTGGTTCTCCATTTGTGCAATCATCCTAATTTTCCACGTTTTTCTCTTTAGACTTATCATTAAGGAGTATTGCGGCGATGGAGGcagtgaaaaaatcaaatatcgtTATTTGAAaccgtaaaaaattatgtttccaTGCCGTTTTCCCCTTTGTTGAGTGATAGAAAGTACTAATAaactaataacaataaataatttaatgaataaaattataaataaatacatacgagaattaaattaaaaattaaattgagattttttttaaattcatcttAAGTGTGGCTAAAACagagttaaaataatattttctacctattttttttttttttgacaaagattcaaatgtaaaaatatgtcaaagagcaagatttgacaaaaatggctttgacacagtttttgacacagtttttgatttagtttttctcttgatatagttttcaaaacaaaactatgtcaaagaaaattttttttttcagtttcaattttttggcagttttgagtcattaaatgattaaaaatgataaattagagccctctgacaaatttttatccatttggagcaagatttgacaaaaattgctttgacacagtttttgacacagtttttgctcttgatttagttttcaaaacaaaactatgtcaaagtaattttttttttcagtttcaattttttggcagttttgagtcattaaatgattaaaaatgataaattagagcctctctgataaatttttatccatttggagcaagatttgacaaaaattgctttgacacagtttttgacacagtttttgctcttgatttagttttcaaaacaaaactatgtcaaaggaaaaaaattttttcagtttcaattttttggcggttttgagttgtaaaataattaaaaatgataaattagagccctctgacaaatttttatccatttggagcaagatttgacaaaaattgctttgacacagtttttgacacagttttttgctcttgatttagtttttaaaacaaaactatgtcaaagtaaaaattttttttcagtttcaattttttggcagttttgagtttaaaatgattaaaaatgatttagagccctctgaaaatttttatccaaaagatacaaaaatgtttgacaaagtaatttatttttttcagtt
It encodes:
- the LOC134829950 gene encoding uncharacterized protein KIAA2013 homolog → MKFINVSDVLRKLKRTDGASRRLFFGLFGVAIFLLYFGPSVLRWIFSSSSRVNIHDPLLRCIDDRLTPYYSLFHDNDAYIHYPKTEHSPTEHSFIPYVGNGFFGLTIEKDAHLTIKQGRSLELDVNFHPVVSVLPKNNKENHEETFVTDYYKGIVKRFTCYRGFYANFEYYAHRNFKELFLQSIVITNTLNDVIDVELVLPRVSDWTANKNIIKLQAGAYAQDFQVMTGMIDIPNTKKSKIVSIVYRNVPRILTLKKRGVTKVDLFTTISYSDPIDKAQYNHLKDPIEKDAVEKMKNVLEEFYQSESSEFTFKRSHTDVWKNIWFTGFQISPSKAENALNGDRINHTMYIILSQVRAFESEQSITPVKRQEIFNALSYSENCYAHYPTLQAENLWKSLTSLEEINNLVRIWLLTLEKNGCHNLLKAGASGLIQAMVLSFGGFRFSNNHLEFNIHPKHLHRDYHFRRLNYGNLTHVNVSVSVNSENKAVLFVSVDRAEDKLPYYACDGGCLDEPVPLTHTPKEMPVKLTEPLTSLLYIATDKDHIDDLKHALHVKEIIEAPAHQSHILNLHKHGHSNLGGLPTLFWFSICAIILIFHVFLFRLIIKEYCGDGGSEKIKYRYLKP